The Balneola sp. MJW-20 genome contains a region encoding:
- a CDS encoding ABC1 kinase family protein: MTDFPSSKYERGKIIAKTGIKIGTNYAQRYIKKKVNKKESSGTDSEFHSENAKEVFKEFTKLRGTALKIAQGMSMDQGFLPEEFADVMSQAQYSVPPINKALVRSILKKELGAYPEQLFQSFESEAFAAASIGQVHKAVLKDGRKVAIKIQYPNVRETIDSDLALAKTLAKRLVKKGSDIDPYFEEIRSTLLDETDYRREGRQIDLFHSRFSNLDISIPEWVEEYSTERVLCMTYLEGRHLGEFLKEDPTPEQRDHFGQLLWDFFHEQILDNDYIHADTHPGNFLFTYDDKLGVIDFGCVKKFPEVFFRNYLNLLPTHLENDDKSIRDLYEKLGVIKPGSEPGDQEQVYFDFAKNYGMTFAEPYRNDVFDFGDPDFDKTIRHFTKDAPLSNEPRGNEHFIYTTRVHVGLYNLLIKLGARINTTRSKEILSEILDVEFQPA; encoded by the coding sequence TAAATATGAGAGAGGAAAGATCATAGCTAAGACCGGCATTAAGATAGGCACCAACTATGCCCAGCGCTACATTAAAAAGAAGGTAAACAAGAAGGAGAGCTCCGGCACCGATAGTGAGTTTCACTCAGAAAATGCAAAAGAGGTCTTTAAGGAATTTACCAAGCTGAGAGGTACTGCTCTCAAGATCGCCCAGGGAATGAGTATGGACCAGGGCTTTCTGCCGGAAGAGTTTGCTGATGTAATGAGTCAGGCTCAGTATTCAGTACCTCCTATAAATAAGGCACTGGTACGCTCCATCCTGAAAAAAGAACTTGGAGCTTACCCCGAGCAGCTGTTTCAGTCATTTGAATCGGAGGCCTTTGCTGCTGCTTCTATCGGCCAGGTTCATAAGGCGGTACTAAAAGACGGCCGGAAAGTGGCCATAAAAATTCAGTACCCGAATGTACGTGAGACTATTGATTCTGACCTTGCACTTGCCAAGACCCTGGCAAAGCGGCTGGTTAAGAAAGGATCTGATATCGACCCGTATTTCGAAGAGATCAGAAGCACCCTTCTTGATGAGACTGATTACAGGCGGGAGGGCAGACAGATTGACCTTTTCCATTCCCGCTTCAGTAACCTGGATATCAGTATTCCGGAGTGGGTGGAAGAATACTCTACCGAAAGGGTTCTATGCATGACCTACCTTGAAGGACGGCACCTTGGAGAATTTCTTAAGGAGGATCCAACCCCGGAACAACGCGACCACTTTGGGCAGCTTTTGTGGGACTTTTTTCATGAGCAGATCCTCGACAACGACTATATACACGCTGACACACATCCAGGTAATTTTCTGTTTACTTATGATGATAAACTGGGTGTGATCGACTTCGGCTGTGTAAAAAAATTTCCGGAGGTTTTTTTCCGTAATTACCTGAACCTGCTGCCAACGCATCTTGAAAATGACGACAAGTCAATCCGGGATCTATACGAGAAACTGGGAGTGATTAAACCGGGATCCGAACCGGGAGACCAAGAGCAGGTCTATTTCGATTTTGCAAAAAACTATGGAATGACCTTTGCCGAGCCTTACCGGAATGATGTCTTTGATTTCGGTGATCCGGACTTTGACAAGACGATCCGCCACTTCACTAAAGACGCCCCTCTTTCTAATGAACCAAGAGGTAATGAGCACTTCATATATACGACTCGGGTACACGTGGGACTATACAATCTTCTGATAAAACTGGGTGCCCGTATCAATACCACCCGCAGCAAGGAGATCCTTTCCGAGATCCTGGATGTGGAATTTCAGCCTGCATAA